In Planctomycetota bacterium, a genomic segment contains:
- a CDS encoding DUF1844 domain-containing protein produces the protein MSDQDQTPKLIIDSDWKSEAQAEKEKLSAKAKEDAGKRGAPQDLPPADVIGIVQILASQALTYMGAFPDPKTGRAMVALDLARFHIDLLGVLEEKTKGNLTDEENTLVTQTVHELRFQFVEVSKAVEQAVQEGRAQHVDLSQVAGSEPPAPGTPPAGSSG, from the coding sequence GTGAGCGACCAGGACCAGACGCCCAAGCTGATCATCGATTCCGACTGGAAATCCGAGGCCCAGGCGGAGAAGGAAAAGCTCTCCGCCAAGGCCAAGGAGGATGCCGGCAAGCGGGGCGCTCCGCAGGATCTGCCGCCCGCCGACGTGATCGGCATCGTCCAGATCCTCGCGTCGCAGGCCCTGACCTACATGGGTGCCTTCCCGGACCCCAAGACGGGGCGGGCCATGGTCGCGCTCGATCTGGCCCGCTTCCACATCGATCTGCTGGGCGTGCTCGAGGAAAAGACCAAGGGCAATCTGACCGACGAGGAGAATACGCTGGTGACCCAGACGGTTCACGAACTGCGCTTCCAATTCGTGGAGGTCAGCAAGGCCGTCGAGCAGGCCGTCCAGGAAGGACGAGCCCAGCACGTCGACCTGTCGCAGGTCGCCGGCAGCGAGCCACCCGCCCCGGGCACGCCGCCGGCCGGGTCGTCCGGCTGA
- a CDS encoding YraN family protein — translation MRRGRRDPLGPRGERVAARYLRRRGYRVLGCNLETHFGEADLLCQSRRDRAIVLVEVKARRGSAGPPPEASVTHGKRQRLERILEHLVRTNGWHDRPRRIDVVAIAFERRRWLPARARVRHFEDAVAAGGGTR, via the coding sequence GTGCGTCGCGGCCGCCGCGATCCGCTCGGGCCCCGGGGCGAGCGTGTTGCCGCCCGCTACCTCCGCCGCCGGGGCTACCGCGTGCTGGGCTGCAACCTCGAGACCCACTTCGGCGAGGCCGATCTGCTGTGCCAGAGCCGGCGGGACCGCGCCATCGTGCTCGTCGAGGTCAAGGCCCGACGCGGATCGGCCGGGCCGCCGCCCGAGGCCTCGGTCACCCATGGCAAGCGGCAGCGGCTGGAGCGGATCCTCGAGCATCTCGTCCGGACCAACGGCTGGCACGATCGGCCGCGGCGGATCGATGTCGTGGCGATCGCCTTCGAGCGGCGGCGATGGCTGCCCGCCCGCGCACGCGTGCGACACTTCGAGGACGCAGTCGCCGCCGGCGGTGGCACGCGCTAG
- a CDS encoding HAMP domain-containing sensor histidine kinase encodes MAAPFAWIANRVRRLALADKALLMFGGALVLIIVIAMGVAWLRMSSLVNSGELQLSRSRLDMWRSAVEVDPRTGTPDLASGVPTERLGIAATWYDAMSARAAAANDRFVRRALRRFDAGADEARGHRWVGSTKTERIERYARAIRGPAVIGPDGSTEAPGELLGLIVLRRPAEGAAWLMAINGVYLLNAGAAVLAVAVGLFYLLLHRIILRPVAVLREGAIRVGGGDLNHRVRVTTQDEFQQLAAAFNDMVQKLQANEQRLRTAGAALESRVGELAEANKVLFEANRLKSDFLANVSHELRTPLNSINGFTELLLEIARQNEAGQDETPDQRTKRLRYLGYIHTAGRDLLEMITGLLEMAKLEAGRVELRVEPVSVSSLCETLVGLAHPLAQGRGIEIDARVEPDLPLVQTDAKKLQQVLFNFLSNAVKFTGAPGSTGPMRVELRAERLVDADGGERVRVSVLDNGPGIAEEDQARVFEKFTQVDASHTREHAGTGLGLAIAKELAGLLQCELQLVSEVGRGSMFSVIVPLHLDLQVVRERRAEAQFRDRLAGRRDWFEPGAQMPAALHTNGEAADGDAESSELDSHGAPTDAMRAEPAD; translated from the coding sequence ATGGCCGCTCCGTTTGCCTGGATCGCCAACCGCGTCCGCCGGCTCGCGCTGGCCGATAAGGCGTTGCTGATGTTCGGCGGCGCCCTGGTGCTGATCATCGTGATCGCGATGGGGGTGGCCTGGCTGCGGATGAGCTCGCTGGTGAACTCGGGCGAGCTGCAGCTCTCGCGGAGCCGGCTGGACATGTGGCGGAGCGCCGTCGAGGTCGACCCGCGGACGGGCACGCCCGATCTGGCCTCGGGCGTGCCGACCGAGCGGCTTGGCATCGCCGCCACGTGGTACGACGCGATGTCGGCCCGGGCCGCCGCCGCCAACGACCGCTTCGTCCGCCGCGCGCTGCGTCGCTTCGATGCCGGCGCCGACGAGGCGCGGGGCCACCGCTGGGTGGGCTCGACCAAGACCGAGCGGATCGAGCGGTACGCGCGGGCCATCCGAGGGCCGGCGGTCATCGGCCCCGACGGCTCCACCGAGGCGCCGGGTGAGTTGCTGGGCCTCATCGTGCTGCGGCGGCCGGCCGAGGGCGCAGCGTGGCTCATGGCGATTAACGGCGTGTACCTGCTCAACGCCGGCGCCGCGGTGCTGGCCGTGGCGGTCGGGCTGTTCTACCTGCTGCTGCACCGCATCATCCTGCGGCCCGTGGCGGTCCTGCGGGAGGGGGCTATTCGTGTCGGCGGCGGCGACCTGAACCACCGCGTCCGCGTGACGACGCAGGACGAGTTCCAGCAGCTGGCGGCGGCCTTCAACGACATGGTGCAGAAGCTGCAGGCCAACGAGCAGCGGCTTCGGACCGCCGGCGCCGCCCTCGAGAGCCGCGTGGGCGAGCTGGCCGAGGCGAACAAGGTGCTCTTCGAGGCCAACCGCCTCAAGAGCGACTTCCTGGCCAACGTCAGCCACGAGCTGCGCACGCCGCTGAACTCCATCAACGGCTTCACCGAGCTGCTGCTCGAGATCGCCCGCCAGAACGAGGCCGGCCAGGACGAGACTCCCGACCAGCGGACCAAGCGGCTGCGCTATCTGGGCTACATCCACACGGCCGGCCGGGACCTGCTCGAGATGATCACGGGCCTGCTGGAGATGGCCAAGCTCGAGGCCGGCCGCGTCGAGCTTCGGGTCGAGCCCGTGAGCGTGTCGTCGCTGTGCGAAACGCTGGTGGGCCTCGCGCACCCGCTGGCGCAGGGGCGGGGCATCGAGATCGACGCGCGGGTGGAGCCCGACCTGCCGCTGGTGCAGACCGACGCCAAGAAGCTCCAGCAGGTGCTGTTCAACTTCCTGAGCAACGCGGTCAAGTTCACGGGCGCGCCGGGCTCGACCGGCCCGATGCGCGTCGAGCTTCGGGCCGAGCGGCTGGTGGACGCCGACGGCGGCGAGCGCGTCCGCGTCAGCGTGCTGGACAACGGGCCAGGCATCGCCGAGGAGGACCAGGCCCGCGTGTTCGAGAAGTTCACGCAGGTCGACGCGTCGCACACGCGGGAGCACGCCGGCACGGGCCTGGGCCTCGCGATCGCCAAGGAACTCGCCGGCCTGCTGCAGTGCGAGCTCCAGCTGGTTTCGGAGGTCGGCCGCGGCTCGATGTTCAGCGTCATCGTGCCGCTGCACCTCGACCTGCAGGTCGTCCGCGAGCGGCGGGCCGAGGCGCAGTTCCGCGATCGGCTGGCGGGCCGGCGGGACTGGTTCGAGCCGGGCGCGCAGATGCCCGCCGCCCTGCACACCAACGGCGAGGCGGCCGATGGCGACGCAGAGTCGAGCGAGCTGGATTCGCACGGCGCGCCAACCGACGCGATGCGGGCCGAGCCGGCCGACTAG
- a CDS encoding MiaB/RimO family radical SAM methylthiotransferase, whose translation MPGPRVYLETFGCQMNELDSELVAGRLAQLGYMLTTDAPTADVLLYNTCSVREQAEQKVWSRLGEVKRAKAARPELVVGVLGCMAERDGEALIHRMPVVDVMCGPGELDKLPELLDNAVRTRASLGSGTSAAQVALQGNTSRRSGTLAAAEDRLELLDLSRAVSPVDGDGASKRSAYVRITRGCNKFCTYCVVPFTRGAEIHRPPEHIIDECKRLADAGVIEVTLLGQTVNHYRFEHGASVAVDGVTQPQKGRTYKGSHHRDAFAGDRVTTFADLLHRIHERVPAIRRLRFVTSYPRDFGNDVLEAIRDSDRICRYLHVPAQSGSDAVLKRMNRGYTVAEYDEFIDRARSYLDQPELGRPLMLSGDIIVGFPGETDADYQGTVRLLERARYKNCFIFKYSPRPGTVAYDRIPDDVPDATKRERNNHLLAVQARIGEAIGREQVGRTFGVLVEGLSQRQMKRAGLSNAARRPRTIELTVGGAAMTEPEAAVDEADGPVQVTGRSDGDLIIHFDAEDAGHARRLVGTIVPVRVEEAPGLSLRGRLLGVPAALDHAMTSTA comes from the coding sequence ATGCCCGGACCACGCGTGTATCTCGAGACCTTCGGCTGCCAGATGAACGAGCTGGACAGCGAGCTGGTGGCCGGTCGGCTGGCCCAGCTCGGGTACATGCTGACCACCGACGCCCCGACCGCCGACGTGCTGCTCTACAACACCTGCTCCGTCCGCGAGCAGGCCGAGCAGAAGGTGTGGAGCCGGCTGGGCGAGGTCAAGCGGGCCAAGGCCGCCCGCCCCGAACTCGTCGTCGGCGTGCTGGGCTGCATGGCCGAACGCGACGGCGAGGCCCTCATCCACCGCATGCCCGTCGTCGACGTCATGTGCGGGCCGGGCGAGCTCGACAAGCTGCCCGAGCTGCTGGATAACGCCGTCCGCACGCGAGCCTCGCTGGGATCGGGCACGTCCGCCGCGCAGGTCGCGCTGCAGGGCAACACCAGCCGCCGCAGCGGCACGCTGGCCGCCGCCGAGGACCGCCTCGAGCTGCTGGATCTCTCGCGTGCGGTATCGCCGGTCGACGGCGACGGCGCGAGCAAGCGGAGCGCCTACGTCCGCATCACGCGGGGCTGCAACAAGTTCTGCACCTACTGCGTCGTGCCGTTCACGCGGGGCGCCGAGATCCATCGCCCGCCGGAGCACATCATCGACGAGTGCAAGCGGCTCGCCGACGCGGGCGTGATCGAGGTCACGCTGCTGGGCCAGACCGTCAACCACTACCGCTTCGAGCACGGCGCGTCGGTCGCGGTCGACGGCGTGACGCAGCCCCAGAAGGGCCGAACCTACAAGGGCAGCCACCATCGCGACGCCTTCGCGGGCGACCGCGTGACCACCTTCGCCGACCTGCTGCATCGGATCCACGAGCGGGTGCCGGCGATCCGCCGCCTCCGCTTCGTGACCAGCTACCCGCGGGACTTCGGCAACGACGTGCTCGAGGCCATCCGTGATAGCGATCGGATCTGCCGATACCTCCACGTGCCGGCGCAGAGCGGCAGCGATGCCGTGCTCAAGCGGATGAACCGCGGCTACACCGTGGCCGAGTACGACGAGTTCATCGACCGTGCGCGGAGCTACCTCGACCAGCCCGAGCTGGGCCGACCGCTCATGCTCAGCGGAGACATCATCGTCGGCTTCCCGGGCGAGACCGACGCCGACTACCAGGGCACCGTGCGGCTGCTCGAGCGGGCCCGCTACAAGAATTGCTTCATCTTCAAGTACTCGCCCCGACCGGGCACGGTCGCCTACGACCGCATTCCGGACGACGTGCCGGATGCCACGAAGCGGGAGCGCAACAACCACCTGCTGGCCGTGCAGGCCCGCATCGGCGAGGCCATCGGCCGCGAGCAGGTCGGCCGCACGTTCGGCGTGCTCGTCGAAGGCCTGAGCCAGCGGCAGATGAAGCGGGCCGGCCTGAGCAACGCCGCCCGCCGCCCGCGGACCATCGAGCTCACCGTGGGCGGCGCCGCGATGACCGAGCCCGAGGCCGCCGTCGACGAAGCCGACGGCCCCGTGCAGGTGACCGGCCGCAGCGACGGCGACCTGATCATCCACTTCGACGCCGAGGACGCCGGCCACGCCCGGCGCCTGGTGGGCACCATCGTGCCGGTGCGGGTCGAGGAGGCCCCGGGCCTCTCGCTGCGGGGCCGGCTGCTGGGCGTTCCAGCAGCATTGGACCACGCCATGACGAGCACCGCATGA
- a CDS encoding glycerophosphodiester phosphodiesterase family protein, whose amino-acid sequence MIATAPLHPTPTPAAPRTHASRAEAILQAWHDPTSPLVLVVAHRGAHRGLGASAPENSIAAIEDAITMGCDMVEVDVRRTSDGRFVLMHDTTVDRTTTGSGYLHQLTLSEVRRLRLLDAAGEPTDHAVPTLEEALEACRGRILINLDKTGRHTGDCLAVAEHLGVADHVVLKGAVQPTLLGEYLGGLGLSELTEAQGQTHPTFMPIASFSDESALEARSHVAALLGRGPNDRWPAIEICLRGTAAGDRLIEHARDATRGRTRFWMNSLWDSISGGRSDDRAAVDPDAVWGWMVDHGVTVIQTDEPLRCLRYLRGRGLRW is encoded by the coding sequence GTGATTGCAACGGCGCCGCTCCATCCCACGCCCACTCCGGCCGCGCCGCGCACGCACGCAAGCCGCGCCGAGGCGATCCTCCAAGCCTGGCACGATCCGACGAGCCCGCTCGTGCTCGTCGTCGCCCACCGCGGCGCGCACCGGGGCCTCGGCGCGTCGGCCCCGGAAAACTCGATCGCCGCCATCGAGGACGCCATCACCATGGGCTGCGACATGGTCGAGGTCGATGTCCGCCGCACCAGCGACGGCCGCTTCGTGCTCATGCACGACACGACCGTCGATCGCACCACCACTGGCAGCGGCTACCTGCACCAGCTAACACTCTCGGAGGTCCGGCGGCTGAGGCTGCTCGACGCGGCCGGCGAGCCCACCGATCACGCCGTGCCCACACTCGAGGAGGCCCTCGAGGCCTGCCGCGGCCGCATCCTGATCAACCTCGACAAGACCGGCCGCCACACGGGCGACTGCCTCGCCGTGGCCGAGCACCTCGGCGTTGCCGACCACGTCGTGCTCAAGGGCGCGGTGCAGCCGACGCTCCTGGGCGAGTATCTCGGGGGTCTGGGCCTATCGGAGCTCACCGAGGCTCAGGGCCAGACGCATCCCACGTTCATGCCGATCGCATCGTTCTCGGACGAATCCGCCCTCGAGGCGCGATCGCACGTCGCGGCGTTGCTGGGCCGCGGCCCCAACGACCGCTGGCCCGCAATCGAGATCTGCCTCCGGGGGACCGCCGCGGGCGACCGCCTGATCGAGCACGCCCGCGACGCCACCAGAGGCCGCACGCGGTTCTGGATGAACTCGCTGTGGGACTCGATCTCCGGCGGTCGCTCGGACGATCGCGCCGCCGTCGATCCGGATGCCGTGTGGGGCTGGATGGTCGATCACGGCGTGACCGTCATCCAGACCGACGAGCCCCTTCGGTGCCTCCGCTACCTCCGCGGCCGCGGACTCCGCTGGTAG
- a CDS encoding flavin reductase family protein, translating into MELRPSELATGDRYKLLIGTIVPRPIAFVSTASPDGRTNLAPFSFFCGVGSNPMTLAFCPANTDDGGEKDTLRNAKPQGEGGTGEFVVNVATEAIARQVAAAAEALGYGDSEFDLTGLTPAASRVVAPPRVAECPVSFECRTLQVIRTNPGQPAGGNLVLGEVVHVHVRDGLLNDRHHTDAAKLRAFGRMGGPEYCTTRDRFSMPWGRAALEDGDHE; encoded by the coding sequence ATGGAACTGCGACCCAGCGAGCTGGCGACCGGCGACCGCTACAAGCTGCTCATCGGCACCATCGTCCCGCGGCCCATCGCCTTCGTGTCGACCGCGTCGCCCGACGGCAGGACCAACCTCGCGCCGTTCTCCTTCTTCTGCGGCGTGGGCAGCAACCCGATGACGCTCGCCTTCTGCCCCGCCAACACAGACGACGGCGGCGAGAAGGACACCCTCCGCAACGCCAAGCCCCAGGGTGAGGGCGGCACGGGCGAATTCGTGGTCAACGTGGCCACCGAGGCCATCGCCCGCCAGGTCGCCGCCGCGGCCGAAGCGCTGGGCTACGGCGACAGCGAGTTCGACCTGACGGGCCTGACGCCCGCCGCCAGCCGCGTCGTCGCGCCGCCCCGCGTAGCCGAGTGCCCCGTGAGCTTCGAGTGCCGCACGCTGCAGGTCATCCGCACCAACCCCGGCCAGCCCGCGGGCGGCAACCTGGTGCTGGGCGAGGTCGTGCACGTCCACGTCCGCGACGGCCTCCTGAACGATCGCCACCACACCGACGCTGCCAAGCTCCGGGCCTTCGGCCGCATGGGCGGGCCCGAGTACTGCACGACGCGCGACCGCTTCAGCATGCCGTGGGGGAGGGCGGCGCTGGAGGACGGAGACCACGAGTGA
- the hisG gene encoding ATP phosphoribosyltransferase, with product MADPDGGSPIRFAIPKGRMYDGIVRVLADAHIGITASSRNYRPTIALEGFEVKVLKPRAIIEMLEAGTRDLGFAGADWVAESDGDAPSGGLVELLDTELDPVRLVAAAPESILIDGQLPDRPLVVASEYAEIATRWIADRGLHATLLRSYGATEVLPPEDADCIIDNTASGATLAANDLRIIDEVMRSSTRLYASPVAMEDPAKRPAIESFAMLVRSVLQARDRVMIEVNVAPDALDAVVAVLPCMREPTVSSLRSNTGYAVKAAVRRSQLSGVIPAVKAAGGTDLIVSTPEQIVP from the coding sequence ATGGCCGACCCAGATGGCGGCAGCCCGATCCGCTTCGCGATCCCCAAGGGCCGCATGTACGACGGCATCGTCCGGGTGCTGGCCGACGCGCACATCGGCATCACCGCGTCCTCGCGGAACTATCGCCCCACCATCGCGCTGGAGGGCTTCGAGGTCAAGGTCTTGAAGCCCCGCGCCATCATCGAGATGCTCGAAGCGGGCACCCGAGACCTGGGCTTCGCGGGTGCGGACTGGGTCGCCGAATCCGACGGCGACGCCCCCAGCGGCGGGCTGGTCGAGTTGCTCGATACCGAGCTGGACCCCGTCCGCCTCGTGGCGGCCGCCCCCGAGTCGATCCTCATCGACGGCCAGCTGCCCGATCGTCCGCTCGTGGTCGCGTCGGAGTACGCCGAGATCGCCACGCGGTGGATCGCCGACCGCGGGCTGCACGCCACGCTGCTGCGTTCGTACGGCGCGACCGAGGTGCTGCCGCCCGAGGACGCCGACTGCATCATCGACAACACCGCCAGCGGCGCGACGCTGGCCGCCAACGATCTGCGGATCATCGACGAGGTCATGCGCAGCTCGACGCGGCTATACGCCTCCCCCGTCGCCATGGAGGACCCCGCCAAGCGGCCGGCGATCGAGTCCTTCGCCATGCTCGTGCGGTCGGTGCTCCAGGCCCGCGACCGCGTCATGATCGAGGTGAACGTCGCGCCCGACGCCCTCGATGCCGTGGTCGCGGTGCTGCCCTGCATGCGGGAGCCGACGGTGTCCTCGCTCCGATCGAACACGGGCTACGCGGTCAAGGCGGCCGTGCGGCGATCGCAGCTCTCGGGCGTCATCCCCGCCGTCAAGGCCGCCGGTGGCACCGATCTCATCGTCAGCACCCCCGAGCAGATCGTGCCATGA
- a CDS encoding histidinol-phosphate transaminase has protein sequence MTDTTRTPSATEPPVLQPTTRLAGLRPYRPPVVPPHVDLRLDANEGPTPPDPTLSAISSTEGSAARAYPSARDLEHALAARIGVDPDEVVATCGGDDAIDRLCRATIEPGRELLLHAPTFEMIERGGRLAGGTIRGVPWMDGPFPIAAMLDAIGPATGMVALVSPNNPTGGLIPRDAIDAIATRAREFAAVVLLDQAYIEFAGGEPGPSPSPNLVRVRTFSKARGLAGMRVGYAVAPEPIATWLRTAGGPFPVSAAGLRAALASLDHGDAQHAWIERVRRERSELAALVARLGGVAFESHANFVLCRFADAARTHAGLLERGISVRRFDGRPGLHDCLRITLPGEPASFERLRDALGAIPGATP, from the coding sequence ATGACGGATACGACCAGAACACCCAGCGCCACCGAGCCGCCGGTCCTCCAGCCCACCACGAGGCTGGCGGGGCTCCGGCCGTATCGCCCGCCGGTAGTGCCCCCGCACGTCGACCTGCGGCTGGACGCCAACGAGGGCCCAACGCCGCCCGACCCGACGCTGAGCGCCATTTCCTCGACCGAGGGAAGCGCCGCACGCGCATATCCATCCGCACGCGATCTCGAGCACGCCCTGGCGGCACGGATCGGCGTCGATCCGGACGAGGTCGTGGCCACCTGCGGCGGCGACGACGCCATCGACCGCCTGTGCCGCGCAACCATCGAGCCGGGCCGCGAATTGCTGCTGCACGCCCCCACCTTCGAGATGATCGAGCGCGGCGGCCGCCTCGCCGGCGGGACGATCCGCGGCGTGCCCTGGATGGACGGCCCCTTCCCGATCGCCGCGATGCTCGACGCGATCGGCCCGGCGACGGGCATGGTTGCGCTGGTCTCGCCCAACAATCCGACGGGCGGCCTCATCCCGCGGGATGCGATCGACGCGATCGCCACCCGGGCACGCGAGTTCGCCGCCGTCGTGCTGCTCGACCAGGCCTACATCGAGTTTGCCGGTGGCGAGCCCGGACCGTCGCCGAGCCCGAATCTCGTACGCGTCCGCACGTTCTCCAAGGCGCGCGGCCTGGCGGGCATGCGTGTGGGCTACGCCGTCGCCCCCGAGCCCATCGCGACGTGGCTCCGCACCGCCGGCGGGCCCTTCCCGGTGTCGGCCGCGGGTCTGCGGGCGGCCCTGGCGAGCCTCGATCACGGCGACGCGCAGCACGCCTGGATCGAGCGAGTCCGCCGCGAGCGGAGCGAGCTCGCCGCCCTCGTCGCCCGGCTGGGCGGCGTGGCGTTCGAGTCGCACGCCAACTTCGTGCTCTGCCGATTCGCCGACGCCGCGCGCACGCACGCGGGGCTGCTCGAGCGGGGCATCTCGGTGCGGCGATTCGACGGCCGGCCCGGGCTCCACGACTGCTTGCGGATCACCCTGCCGGGCGAGCCGGCCAGCTTCGAGCGGCTGCGCGACGCCCTCGGCGCCATCCCGGGAGCGACACCATGA
- the hisB gene encoding imidazoleglycerol-phosphate dehydratase HisB: protein MSDRTAAISRATKETRIELELDVDGSGRTDIETGLGFLDHMLTALAFHARFDLTLHCQGDLQVDDHHTAEDCGLVLGAAIDEALGDRAGIARFAHAYAPLDEALARVVVDLSGRPHASVDLGLTRESIGGVACENLEHVLISIATAARMTLHADVLVGSNDHHRVEAAFKALALALRGAVAIDGRGDTPSTKGVL from the coding sequence ATGAGCGACCGCACCGCCGCCATCTCGCGCGCCACCAAGGAGACCCGCATCGAGCTCGAGCTCGATGTGGACGGCTCGGGCCGCACCGATATCGAGACCGGGCTGGGCTTCCTGGACCACATGCTCACCGCGCTGGCATTCCACGCCCGCTTCGACCTGACGCTCCACTGCCAGGGTGATCTCCAGGTCGACGACCACCACACCGCCGAGGATTGCGGGCTCGTGCTCGGCGCGGCGATCGACGAGGCCCTGGGCGATCGCGCCGGCATCGCCCGATTTGCGCACGCCTACGCGCCCCTGGACGAGGCCCTCGCCCGCGTGGTGGTGGATCTCTCGGGGCGGCCGCACGCGAGCGTCGACCTCGGCCTCACCAGGGAGTCCATCGGGGGGGTCGCCTGCGAGAACCTCGAGCACGTCCTAATCTCGATCGCAACGGCCGCCCGCATGACGCTGCACGCCGACGTGCTCGTGGGGAGCAACGACCACCATCGCGTGGAAGCGGCGTTCAAGGCCCTCGCCCTCGCGCTCCGCGGGGCAGTCGCCATTGATGGCCGGGGCGACACCCCTTCGACGAAGGGCGTGCTGTGA
- the hisH gene encoding imidazole glycerol phosphate synthase subunit HisH, with translation MTAGPRIGIVPTGVANTASVAAALRRCGATPGFAEDASAVEAAACLVLPGVGSFAAGMDSLRDRGLVDAIAARVRDGRPTLAICLGMQMLCTASDESPGVRGLGVIDAAVERFTDGVCVPQFGWNRVAADPSGALLREGYAYFANSFRLADAPDGWRCATAEHGGSFVAAMERDGVLACQFHPELSSGYGLGILARWLAAAGVEAAC, from the coding sequence GTGACCGCCGGCCCACGCATCGGCATCGTGCCCACGGGCGTGGCGAACACCGCGTCGGTCGCCGCCGCGCTGCGGCGCTGCGGCGCGACGCCCGGATTCGCCGAGGACGCGTCGGCCGTCGAGGCCGCGGCCTGCCTCGTGCTGCCGGGCGTCGGCAGCTTCGCGGCGGGCATGGACTCGCTGCGGGATCGGGGCCTCGTCGACGCGATCGCGGCCCGCGTGCGAGACGGGCGGCCCACGCTGGCGATCTGCCTGGGCATGCAGATGCTCTGCACCGCATCGGACGAATCCCCCGGCGTCCGCGGGCTGGGCGTCATCGACGCGGCCGTCGAGCGCTTTACCGATGGCGTGTGCGTGCCGCAGTTCGGCTGGAATCGCGTGGCGGCGGATCCGTCCGGCGCGTTGCTTCGCGAGGGCTACGCATACTTCGCCAACTCCTTCCGACTGGCCGACGCACCAGACGGCTGGCGTTGCGCGACGGCGGAGCACGGCGGATCGTTCGTTGCGGCGATGGAGCGGGACGGCGTGCTGGCGTGCCAGTTCCATCCCGAGCTATCGAGTGGCTACGGTCTGGGCATCCTCGCCCGGTGGCTCGCGGCGGCGGGCGTGGAGGCGGCATGCTGA
- the hisF gene encoding imidazole glycerol phosphate synthase subunit HisF has protein sequence MLTRRVIPCLDVRDGRVVKGVRFQELRDAGDPAGLARRYEAEGADELVMLDVSATPDGRATARATVAAIRDAISIPLTVGGGVRTVADGEALLAAGADRVAANTAAVERPEILAELAARTGTQCVVLALDAARREYTEGDGVWEVVTRSGAHRTGLDAIAWARRAQDLGAGEILLTSWDRDGTGSGYDLELLAAMAAAVRIPIIASGGAAHADHLRQALDAGADAVLAASIFHDAVYTVGRIKDELARGGVEVRR, from the coding sequence ATGCTGACCCGCCGCGTCATCCCGTGCCTCGACGTCCGCGACGGCCGCGTGGTCAAGGGCGTCCGCTTCCAGGAACTTCGCGACGCGGGCGACCCCGCCGGCCTCGCCCGCCGCTACGAGGCCGAGGGCGCCGATGAGCTGGTGATGCTCGACGTGTCCGCCACGCCGGATGGCCGAGCGACCGCACGCGCCACCGTGGCGGCGATCCGCGACGCGATCTCCATCCCGCTGACCGTCGGCGGCGGCGTGCGGACCGTGGCCGACGGCGAGGCGCTGCTGGCAGCCGGCGCGGATCGCGTGGCGGCCAACACCGCGGCGGTGGAGCGGCCCGAGATTCTCGCCGAGCTGGCCGCACGCACCGGCACGCAGTGCGTCGTGCTCGCACTCGACGCCGCGCGCCGCGAATACACCGAAGGCGACGGCGTTTGGGAGGTCGTCACGCGATCGGGCGCCCACCGCACCGGGCTCGATGCGATCGCGTGGGCCCGCCGCGCCCAGGATCTGGGCGCGGGCGAGATCCTGCTGACCAGCTGGGACCGCGACGGCACGGGCTCTGGCTACGACCTCGAGCTGCTCGCGGCGATGGCCGCCGCGGTGCGGATCCCGATCATCGCGTCGGGCGGCGCGGCGCACGCCGACCACCTGCGGCAGGCCCTCGACGCCGGGGCGGACGCGGTGCTCGCCGCCTCGATCTTCCACGACGCGGTGTACACCGTGGGCCGCATCAAGGACGAGCTCGCCCGCGGTGGCGTGGAGGTTCGCCGATGA